In Arcobacter sp. LA11, a single window of DNA contains:
- a CDS encoding sensor histidine kinase, with product MFNKDGIPFFTIIIPFLSILFLSFFTTSYYLKLSNENFELDIKEYKELYLLENKKEDINTIIDKKIKQHKIRENEFKDFMLIQTGTILVFMALFSILMTSIISDVVKKYKTQVQNKEDKLESLNKNLAFKVEEGIAEGKRKDKAILQQSKLARMGSMISMIAHQWRQPLTELSGILMELETATRFKKVNDKHIISSIERSDKMIEFMSNTIDDFRNFYKPDKIKENFFVLDSCKKAINLVNASLDDSSIKLNLDVKDNRQIHGYPTEFSQVILNLISNARDILVEKKVVDPSISLSIENRGINTIVKVADNAGGINKEYFDLIFDPYFSTKDSTKGTGLGLYISKLIIERNMGGELSVYNDEKGAVFKIVLAG from the coding sequence GTGTTTAATAAAGATGGAATACCTTTTTTTACTATTATAATTCCATTTCTTAGTATACTTTTCTTATCTTTTTTTACAACTTCATATTATTTAAAACTTTCTAATGAGAACTTTGAACTTGATATAAAAGAGTATAAAGAGTTATATCTTTTAGAGAATAAAAAAGAAGATATCAATACAATAATTGATAAAAAAATAAAACAACATAAAATAAGAGAAAATGAATTTAAAGATTTTATGCTTATTCAAACAGGAACTATTTTAGTTTTTATGGCACTTTTTTCTATTTTAATGACTTCTATTATAAGTGATGTGGTTAAAAAATATAAAACTCAAGTTCAAAATAAAGAGGATAAACTTGAAAGTCTTAATAAAAATCTAGCTTTTAAAGTTGAAGAAGGTATTGCAGAAGGAAAAAGAAAAGATAAAGCTATATTGCAACAATCAAAATTAGCAAGAATGGGGTCAATGATAAGTATGATTGCACACCAATGGAGACAGCCATTAACTGAGTTATCGGGAATATTAATGGAACTTGAAACTGCAACAAGATTTAAAAAAGTGAATGATAAACATATTATTAGTTCTATAGAGAGAAGTGATAAGATGATTGAGTTTATGTCAAATACTATTGATGATTTTAGAAATTTTTATAAACCGGACAAAATAAAAGAAAACTTCTTTGTTTTGGATTCTTGTAAGAAAGCTATAAATTTAGTAAATGCTTCTTTAGATGATAGTTCAATAAAATTAAACTTAGATGTAAAAGATAATAGACAAATACATGGTTATCCTACAGAGTTTTCTCAAGTTATTTTAAATCTTATTTCTAATGCTAGAGATATTTTAGTTGAGAAAAAAGTTGTTGATCCATCTATCTCTTTAAGTATTGAAAATAGGGGAATTAATACTATTGTAAAAGTTGCAGATAATGCAGGTGGAATAAATAAAGAGTATTTTGATTTGATATTTGATCCATACTTTAGTACGAAAGATTCTACAAAGGGTACAGGTTTAGGATTGTATATTTCAAAACTTATAATAGAGCGAAATATGGGTGGAGAACTTAGTGTATATAATGATGAAAAAGGTGCTGTTTTTAAAATAGTACTTGCAGGATAA
- a CDS encoding response regulator transcription factor produces the protein MEENLLEELKNVPILCVEDEDGIRKVIVDTLKYYFDEVYEARDGNEAYELYLDYKPKIILTDIQMKNCDGVELVKRIRENDLNTAIIMLTAYSNEEYLMDLINLNINHFILKPLNLKKLNEALLKYLKKSLETITLHEDLILDLQKRELIYNKNETIILRKREKDFLHLLYNRKNGILTYNEIEEELWIDKEMTTHALKSFIKDLRHKLPINVIKNVPQEGYTLA, from the coding sequence ATGGAAGAAAATTTATTAGAAGAATTAAAAAATGTACCTATTCTTTGTGTTGAAGATGAAGATGGTATTAGAAAAGTTATAGTAGATACTTTAAAATACTATTTTGATGAAGTATATGAAGCTAGAGATGGTAATGAAGCATATGAATTATACTTAGATTATAAACCAAAAATTATACTAACAGATATTCAAATGAAGAATTGTGATGGGGTTGAACTTGTTAAAAGAATAAGAGAAAATGATTTAAATACCGCAATTATAATGTTAACAGCATACTCAAATGAAGAATATCTGATGGATTTGATAAATTTAAATATTAATCATTTTATATTAAAACCATTAAATCTAAAAAAATTAAATGAAGCACTTTTAAAATATTTAAAAAAGAGTTTAGAAACTATCACTTTGCATGAAGATTTGATTTTAGATTTACAAAAGAGAGAACTTATATATAATAAAAATGAGACTATAATTTTAAGAAAAAGAGAGAAGGATTTTTTACATCTTTTATATAATAGAAAAAATGGAATTTTGACTTATAATGAAATTGAAGAGGAACTTTGGATAGATAAAGAGATGACTACACATGCTTTAAAGTCTTTTATAAAAGATTTAAGACATAAGCTGCCTATAAATGTAATTAAAAATGTTCCTCAAGAAGGATATACTTTAGCTTAA